In Streptomyces longhuiensis, the following proteins share a genomic window:
- a CDS encoding amino acid permease gives MPHTGTVTKPAPAPQHEELPSKHARRFGLPVATALVMGNIIGGGIFLLPASVAPYGTISLVAFGVLTVGAIALALVFGRLARRHPQTGGPYVYAREAFGDFAGFLASWSYWITTWVSNAALAVAAVGYLDVLLPIHGSRLWTIVAALTVQWLPALANLAGTRYVGAVQLVSTVLKFAPLLLVAVGGLFFFHADNLGPFRAGGDSSLGAVSASAAILLFSYLGVESASVSAGEVRDPERNVGRATVLGTGLAALLYLLCTVAVFGTVAHDRLVDSSAPLSDSVNAMFGGTWGGTAVAIAAIVSMLGALNGWTLLSAQTPYAAAKDGLFPAVFTKKKRGTPTVGVLVAVILASLLTVYNYTAGSAGVFETLVLVTTFTATVPYLLATAAQIYFLLSGQGHRVSGPRLARDMVLALAAFGFSLWLVGGAGYAAVYQGVLFLFAGVLVYAWMAARKKRVAGDTTD, from the coding sequence ATGCCCCACACCGGAACCGTGACGAAGCCGGCTCCGGCCCCGCAGCACGAAGAGCTCCCCAGCAAGCACGCCCGCCGCTTCGGGCTCCCCGTCGCCACCGCCCTCGTGATGGGCAACATCATCGGCGGCGGCATCTTCCTGCTCCCGGCCTCCGTCGCCCCCTACGGCACCATCAGCCTCGTCGCGTTCGGTGTGCTGACCGTCGGGGCCATCGCGCTCGCGCTCGTCTTCGGCCGCCTGGCCCGCCGCCACCCCCAGACCGGCGGACCGTACGTCTACGCGCGCGAGGCGTTCGGCGACTTCGCCGGATTCCTGGCCTCCTGGTCGTACTGGATCACCACCTGGGTGTCGAACGCGGCCCTCGCCGTGGCCGCCGTCGGCTACCTCGACGTGCTCCTGCCGATCCACGGCTCCAGGCTCTGGACCATCGTCGCCGCGCTCACCGTCCAGTGGCTGCCCGCCCTCGCCAACCTCGCGGGCACCCGCTACGTCGGCGCGGTGCAGCTCGTGTCGACGGTCCTGAAGTTCGCGCCGCTGCTCCTCGTCGCCGTCGGCGGCCTGTTCTTCTTCCACGCCGACAACCTCGGACCGTTCCGGGCCGGCGGCGACTCCTCGCTGGGTGCCGTCTCCGCGTCCGCCGCGATCCTCCTCTTCAGCTACCTCGGCGTCGAGTCCGCCTCGGTCAGCGCCGGCGAGGTCCGCGACCCCGAGCGCAACGTGGGCCGCGCCACCGTCCTCGGCACGGGCCTCGCCGCCCTCCTCTACCTGCTGTGCACGGTCGCCGTGTTCGGGACCGTCGCCCACGACCGGCTCGTCGACTCCAGCGCGCCTCTCTCCGACTCCGTCAACGCCATGTTCGGCGGCACCTGGGGCGGCACCGCCGTGGCGATCGCCGCGATCGTCTCCATGCTCGGCGCCCTGAACGGCTGGACGCTCCTGAGCGCCCAGACCCCGTACGCCGCCGCCAAGGACGGCCTGTTCCCCGCGGTGTTCACCAAGAAGAAGCGCGGCACCCCGACCGTCGGCGTCCTCGTCGCCGTCATCCTCGCCTCGCTCCTGACGGTCTACAACTACACGGCGGGCTCGGCCGGGGTCTTCGAGACCCTCGTCCTGGTCACCACGTTCACCGCGACCGTCCCCTACCTGCTCGCGACCGCCGCCCAGATCTACTTCCTGCTGTCCGGGCAGGGCCACCGCGTCAGCGGCCCGCGCCTGGCCCGCGACATGGTGCTCGCCCTCGCCGCGTTCGGCTTCTCCCTGTGGCTGGTCGGCGGCGCCGGATACGCGGCCGTGTACCAGGGCGTCCTGTTCCTCTTCGCCGGAGTCCTCGTCTACGCGTGGATGGCGGCCCGCAAGAAGCGCGTCGCCGGGGACACCACCGACTGA
- a CDS encoding OsmC family peroxiredoxin codes for MATTRSAHTVWEGDLLKGSGVVTFDSSGIGRQAVSWPSRAEQANGKTSPEELIAAAHSSCFSMALSNGLTTGGNPPTKLVTSADVTFQPGEGITGIHLTVEGTVPGLDEAGFAAAAEDAKKNCPVSQALTGTTITLTAKLV; via the coding sequence GTGGCTACCACGCGCTCCGCGCACACCGTGTGGGAAGGCGATCTGCTCAAGGGGAGCGGCGTCGTCACCTTCGACTCGTCCGGCATCGGCCGGCAGGCCGTGTCCTGGCCCTCCCGCGCCGAGCAGGCCAACGGCAAGACCAGCCCGGAGGAGCTGATCGCCGCCGCGCACTCCAGCTGCTTCTCGATGGCCCTGTCCAACGGCCTGACGACCGGCGGCAACCCGCCCACCAAGCTCGTCACGTCCGCGGACGTCACGTTCCAGCCGGGTGAGGGCATCACCGGCATCCACCTCACGGTGGAGGGCACGGTGCCCGGGCTCGACGAGGCCGGATTCGCCGCGGCGGCCGAGGACGCCAAGAAGAACTGCCCGGTGAGCCAGGCGCTCACCGGCACCACGATCACCCTCACGGCAAAGCTCGTCTGA
- a CDS encoding helix-turn-helix domain-containing protein produces MSERRPAPTVGQVVLGRRLRELRESAGLNRDEAARALRVTGATIRRMETAEVALKIPYVQMLLELYGVPEPEAEAFVGLAEEANLPGWWQRFHDILPDWFSLYVSLESAAGLIRSYEPHFVPGLLQTEEYARAVLDAGTVGRTQPGDLERHVTLRMARQALLTREDAPHLWVVMDETVLRRPPGGPKVLRKQLDRLIEAAEMPQVTLQIAEFAAGPHPGTFGPFTLFRFPVRELPDMVFSEYVTGALYLDGRAEVGTHLEVLDHIAAQAASAERTVELLRKERDAL; encoded by the coding sequence GTGAGTGAACGGCGGCCCGCGCCGACCGTGGGTCAGGTGGTTCTGGGCAGACGCCTGCGGGAGCTGCGGGAGTCGGCCGGACTCAATCGCGACGAGGCCGCCCGCGCGCTGCGCGTCACCGGCGCGACGATACGCCGCATGGAGACCGCGGAGGTCGCCCTCAAGATCCCGTACGTGCAGATGCTCCTGGAGCTGTACGGGGTGCCGGAGCCGGAGGCCGAGGCCTTCGTCGGGCTCGCCGAGGAGGCGAATCTGCCGGGCTGGTGGCAGCGGTTCCACGACATCCTGCCCGACTGGTTCAGCCTGTACGTGAGCCTGGAGAGCGCGGCCGGGCTCATCAGGTCGTACGAGCCGCACTTCGTGCCGGGGCTGCTGCAGACGGAGGAGTACGCGCGGGCCGTCCTGGACGCGGGCACCGTCGGCCGCACGCAGCCCGGTGACCTCGAACGCCATGTGACGCTGCGGATGGCCCGGCAGGCACTGCTGACCCGTGAGGACGCGCCTCATCTGTGGGTCGTGATGGACGAGACGGTGCTGCGCCGGCCGCCGGGCGGCCCCAAGGTGCTGCGCAAGCAGCTCGACCGGCTCATCGAGGCGGCCGAGATGCCTCAAGTGACGCTCCAGATAGCCGAGTTCGCGGCGGGCCCGCACCCGGGGACGTTCGGCCCGTTCACGCTGTTCCGGTTCCCGGTGCGCGAGCTGCCCGACATGGTCTTCAGCGAGTACGTCACGGGCGCGCTCTATCTGGACGGCCGGGCCGAGGTGGGCACGCATCTGGAGGTGCTCGACCACATCGCGGCGCAGGCGGCGTCCGCGGAGCGCACGGTGGAGCTGCTGCGGAAGGAGCGCGACGCGCTCTGA
- a CDS encoding helix-turn-helix domain-containing protein — MSTATRARQSGIGPLLREWRERRRVSQLELALRADSSARHLSFVETGRSRPSEELVLRLAEHLDVPVRERNALLLAAGYAPRFAETPLDDPSMGALREGLDRLLHGYEPYPALVVDATYTVVAANRGIAMLMEGIPESLLTPPLNAMRLTLHPEGLAPRIRNLREWRGHLLAQMERQIALDRSEALRAVYDEVKAYPVADRDRDGGDNHGESGGAVPYFALPMVIEHDGQVLSFVSSISTFNTPMDVTVAELAIETFLPADPATVKYLRSLTP, encoded by the coding sequence ATGTCGACTGCCACGCGTGCTCGCCAGTCCGGAATCGGTCCTCTGCTGCGGGAGTGGCGGGAACGGCGGCGGGTGAGCCAGCTCGAGCTCGCCCTGCGCGCCGATTCGTCCGCCCGGCATCTCAGCTTCGTGGAGACGGGCAGGTCGCGGCCGAGCGAGGAGCTCGTCCTGCGGCTCGCGGAGCACCTGGACGTGCCGGTGCGGGAGCGCAACGCACTGCTGCTCGCGGCGGGTTACGCACCGCGCTTCGCGGAGACCCCGCTCGACGACCCGTCGATGGGAGCGCTGCGGGAGGGCCTGGACCGGCTCCTGCACGGCTACGAGCCGTATCCGGCGCTGGTCGTCGACGCGACGTACACGGTGGTCGCCGCCAATCGGGGCATCGCGATGCTGATGGAGGGGATTCCCGAGTCGCTGCTGACCCCGCCCCTCAACGCGATGCGGCTCACCCTGCACCCCGAGGGCCTCGCGCCACGGATCCGGAACCTGCGCGAGTGGCGGGGGCATCTCCTGGCGCAGATGGAGCGGCAGATCGCGCTGGACCGCTCGGAGGCGCTGCGCGCGGTGTACGACGAGGTCAAGGCGTATCCGGTGGCGGACAGAGACAGGGACGGGGGCGACAACCACGGGGAGAGCGGCGGGGCGGTGCCGTACTTCGCGCTGCCGATGGTGATCGAGCACGACGGGCAGGTCCTGTCGTTCGTGTCGTCGATCTCGACGTTCAACACCCCGATGGACGTGACGGTGGCCGAGCTGGCGATCGAGACGTTTCTGCCCGCCGACCCGGCGACGGTGAAGTATCTGCGGTCGCTGACGCCGTAG
- a CDS encoding 4a-hydroxytetrahydrobiopterin dehydratase, which yields MPVEPLSQKEIEDRLAELPGWSVADDSLTRTYRLANHFAATALVVHIAQIQDELDHHSDLTLGYNTVEFSVNTHSVGGLLTHLDFGLAQRVQEIAPTHGAS from the coding sequence ATGCCCGTGGAGCCGCTGTCCCAGAAGGAGATCGAGGACCGTCTCGCCGAGCTGCCCGGATGGAGCGTGGCCGATGACAGTCTCACCCGCACCTACCGCCTGGCCAACCACTTCGCGGCCACCGCCCTCGTCGTGCACATCGCGCAGATCCAGGACGAGCTCGACCACCACTCCGACCTGACCCTCGGCTACAACACGGTCGAATTCTCCGTCAACACCCACAGCGTGGGCGGCCTCCTCACCCACCTCGACTTCGGCCTCGCCCAGCGCGTCCAGGAGATCGCCCCCACCCACGGCGCGAGCTGA
- a CDS encoding class I SAM-dependent methyltransferase: protein MLDYDKEAAVYDATRGGIPRARSAAEAVLGLVPPTARTLLDLACGTGLVTMRLTRPGLRPVGIDLAPGMLRAAAPRLDGAAVRGDSRQLPFRSASVDVVSVIWLLHLLPDARPVIAEAARVLRPGGVLVTTVDKAAAHDVGSDIDALVAPYRGRLPSDAAAEVAAHAAGHGLRRSGEARFPGHGQGRTPRRLAEDVRRGRVYAAGGAALADRLAALPDPEVRRADPQFTVHAFTRHT from the coding sequence GTGCTGGACTACGACAAGGAAGCCGCGGTCTACGACGCGACGCGCGGCGGCATACCCCGCGCCCGGTCCGCCGCCGAGGCGGTGCTCGGCCTCGTGCCGCCCACCGCCCGCACCCTCCTCGACCTGGCCTGCGGCACCGGACTCGTCACCATGCGGCTCACCCGGCCGGGCCTGCGCCCCGTCGGCATCGATCTCGCCCCGGGCATGCTGCGGGCCGCGGCGCCCCGCCTCGACGGCGCCGCCGTCCGCGGAGACAGCCGCCAACTCCCGTTCCGCAGCGCCTCCGTGGACGTCGTGAGCGTGATCTGGCTGCTGCATCTGCTGCCCGACGCGCGCCCCGTCATAGCCGAGGCCGCCCGCGTCCTGCGGCCCGGCGGGGTCCTGGTGACCACCGTCGACAAGGCCGCCGCCCACGACGTGGGCAGTGACATCGACGCTCTCGTGGCCCCCTATCGTGGCCGCCTCCCCTCCGACGCGGCCGCAGAGGTCGCCGCCCACGCCGCCGGCCACGGGCTGCGGCGGAGCGGCGAGGCCCGCTTCCCCGGACACGGCCAGGGCCGCACCCCGAGGCGCCTCGCCGAAGACGTGCGCCGCGGCAGGGTCTACGCGGCCGGGGGCGCCGCGCTCGCCGACCGTCTCGCCGCGCTCCCCGACCCCGAAGTCCGGCGTGCGGACCCACAGTTCACCGTGCACGCCTTCACGCGGCACACCTGA
- a CDS encoding aldo/keto reductase: MKFRTIGADPATRREVSVLSLGAMLFGTLTDEETSYAILDRYVAAGGTFVDTSDNYAFWHTGSRGGESEGVLGRWRRSRGVGGEIVVATKLGASPLTPGTGYVDNPEGLSAGAIRRAVEGSKERLGMERLDLLYAHIEDPKVELLETVEAFAGLVAEGSVGLLGVSNHWAWKVERARGIAERAGLPGYEVLQYRHSYLRPRTDLPADLSPDGSQGLVDGQLLSYVRAEGGRLALVAYSPLLAGAYVRGDKPLGAEYDHPGTPARLAALRDVAKEAGATVNQVVLAWLIGGEVPVIPLVGASSVAQLDESLAAVDLELTADQRARLDAAH; this comes from the coding sequence ATGAAGTTCCGTACGATCGGCGCCGATCCGGCCACCCGCCGCGAGGTCAGCGTGCTGAGTCTCGGCGCGATGCTGTTCGGCACGCTGACCGACGAGGAGACGTCGTACGCGATCCTCGACCGGTACGTGGCGGCGGGCGGCACGTTCGTCGACACGTCGGACAACTACGCGTTCTGGCACACCGGCAGCCGGGGCGGGGAGAGCGAGGGCGTGCTCGGGCGGTGGCGGCGCAGCCGGGGCGTAGGCGGCGAGATCGTCGTCGCGACGAAGCTCGGGGCGAGCCCGCTGACTCCCGGCACGGGGTACGTCGACAACCCCGAGGGCCTGTCCGCCGGTGCGATCCGGCGGGCCGTGGAGGGCAGCAAGGAGCGGCTCGGGATGGAGCGGCTCGACCTGCTCTACGCGCACATCGAGGACCCGAAGGTCGAACTCCTGGAAACCGTCGAGGCGTTCGCGGGGCTGGTCGCCGAGGGCAGCGTCGGACTGCTCGGGGTCAGCAACCACTGGGCGTGGAAGGTGGAGCGGGCGCGGGGGATCGCCGAGCGGGCGGGGCTGCCCGGTTACGAGGTGCTGCAGTACCGGCACAGCTATCTGCGGCCGCGCACCGACCTGCCGGCGGACCTGTCGCCGGACGGCAGCCAGGGCCTGGTCGACGGTCAACTCCTGAGCTACGTACGGGCCGAGGGCGGGAGGCTCGCGCTCGTGGCGTACTCGCCGCTGCTCGCGGGCGCGTATGTGCGGGGCGACAAGCCGCTGGGCGCGGAGTACGACCATCCGGGCACGCCGGCGCGGCTGGCCGCGCTGCGCGACGTGGCGAAGGAGGCCGGCGCCACGGTGAACCAGGTGGTCCTGGCCTGGCTCATCGGCGGCGAGGTTCCGGTGATCCCCCTGGTGGGCGCGTCATCGGTGGCCCAGCTCGACGAGAGCCTGGCGGCGGTCGACCTGGAGTTGACGGCGGATCAGCGGGCTCGACTCGACGCGGCCCACTGA
- a CDS encoding helix-turn-helix transcriptional regulator, protein MKSSRLVSILLLLQTRGRMTAAQLATALDVSVRTVYRDIDSLHAAGVPLYGDAGHAGGYRLIDGYRTRLTGLTTEEAEALFLAGAPGPAAELGLGPVLAAAQLKVRAALPAELRAHSERISARFHLDAPGWYADEDDVPHLPAVATAVWNSRVLHVRYRRWRAPTDVERRLEPYGLVLKAGRWYVIASAGTGDPRTYRVDQILQLHLDDEQFEPPADFDLAAYWRAYQEDFQGRLHSGDAVVRLAPGAADRLPGPALREAARTTARPEPDGWTRAVLPIESADHAHAEFLRLGADIEVLEPAELRHRIRATVEALADLYG, encoded by the coding sequence GTGAAGTCCAGCCGACTGGTGTCCATCCTGCTGCTGCTCCAGACCCGCGGCCGGATGACCGCCGCCCAGCTCGCCACCGCACTCGACGTCTCCGTACGCACCGTGTACCGCGACATCGACTCCCTGCACGCAGCGGGCGTACCCCTCTACGGCGACGCCGGGCACGCCGGCGGATACCGGCTCATCGACGGCTACCGCACCCGCCTCACCGGGCTCACCACCGAAGAGGCCGAAGCCCTCTTCCTCGCCGGCGCCCCGGGACCCGCCGCCGAACTCGGCCTCGGCCCCGTACTCGCCGCCGCCCAGCTCAAGGTCCGCGCGGCGCTCCCCGCCGAACTGCGCGCCCACTCCGAACGCATCAGCGCCCGCTTCCACCTCGACGCCCCCGGCTGGTACGCCGACGAGGACGACGTCCCCCACCTCCCGGCCGTCGCCACCGCCGTCTGGAACAGCCGCGTCCTGCACGTCCGCTACCGGCGCTGGCGCGCACCCACAGACGTCGAACGCCGCCTCGAACCGTACGGACTCGTACTGAAGGCGGGCCGCTGGTACGTGATCGCCTCCGCCGGAACGGGAGACCCCCGCACCTACCGCGTCGACCAGATCCTCCAACTCCACCTCGACGACGAGCAGTTCGAGCCGCCGGCGGACTTCGACCTCGCCGCGTACTGGCGCGCCTACCAGGAAGACTTCCAGGGCCGCCTCCACAGCGGCGACGCCGTCGTACGCCTGGCCCCGGGCGCCGCCGACCGCCTCCCGGGCCCCGCCCTGCGCGAAGCGGCGCGCACCACCGCCCGTCCGGAACCCGACGGCTGGACCAGAGCGGTCCTCCCCATCGAGTCCGCCGACCACGCCCACGCCGAGTTCCTGCGCCTCGGCGCCGACATCGAGGTCCTGGAACCCGCCGAGCTGCGCCACCGCATCCGGGCCACGGTCGAAGCCCTCGCCGACCTCTACGGCTGA
- a CDS encoding aldo/keto reductase — protein MPQLGFGVWQVPDAEAEKAVATALEAGYRSIDTAAIYGNEEGTGKAIAASGIAREKLFVTTKLWNADQGYDATLRAFDASLDKLGLDYLDLYLIHWPLPSKDSYVDTYKAFEKIHADGRAKAIGVSNFLPEHLERLIGETSIIPAVNQIELHPHLQQRAAREFHAEQGIATEAWSPLGQGKGLLEVPAIVAIAQKHGRTPAQIVLRWHVQLGNVVIPKSVTPSRIVENIDVFDFELDVEDIAAISALNEDRRLGPDPATFDVA, from the coding sequence ATGCCCCAGCTCGGTTTCGGCGTCTGGCAGGTGCCGGACGCCGAGGCCGAGAAGGCTGTCGCGACGGCCCTGGAGGCCGGGTACCGCAGCATCGACACCGCCGCGATCTACGGCAACGAGGAGGGCACCGGCAAGGCCATCGCCGCCTCCGGCATCGCCCGCGAGAAGCTCTTCGTCACCACGAAGCTGTGGAACGCCGACCAGGGCTACGACGCGACGCTGCGCGCCTTCGACGCCTCCCTCGACAAGCTGGGCCTCGACTACCTCGATCTGTATCTGATCCACTGGCCGCTGCCCTCGAAGGACAGCTACGTCGACACGTACAAGGCCTTCGAGAAGATCCACGCGGACGGTCGGGCCAAGGCCATCGGTGTCTCCAATTTCCTTCCGGAGCACCTGGAGCGCCTCATCGGCGAGACGTCGATCATCCCGGCGGTCAACCAGATCGAGCTGCACCCGCACCTCCAGCAGCGCGCCGCGCGTGAGTTCCACGCCGAGCAGGGCATCGCCACCGAGGCCTGGTCGCCGCTGGGCCAGGGCAAGGGCCTTCTCGAGGTCCCGGCGATCGTCGCCATCGCCCAGAAGCACGGGCGCACGCCGGCTCAGATCGTGCTGCGCTGGCACGTGCAGCTCGGCAATGTCGTGATCCCCAAGTCCGTGACGCCGTCGCGGATCGTGGAGAACATCGACGTGTTCGACTTCGAGCTGGACGTCGAGGACATCGCGGCGATCAGCGCGCTGAACGAGGACCGTCGCCTGGGTCCCGACCCGGCGACGTTCGACGTGGCCTGA
- a CDS encoding ABC transporter ATP-binding protein, whose protein sequence is MSGTTGGPVLEASGIGVRFGGIRALDGVGVTLRAGEVCGLIGPNGAGKTTFFDAVSGIRRPDEGRVLLDGEDITRRSPVWRARHGMRRTFQRQQLFGQLTVADNLLVAQEWRGGGGGLAADLLAAPTRRTYERRRRERASTMLRACGLDALAGEYAGALPVGQARMVELARAGVEGARVVLLDEPASGMTDDEICQLKSVIRHLSDQQGCAVLLVEHNVAFVMDLCSRIVVLDLGTVLAEGTPAAVRADPAVRDAYLGSAG, encoded by the coding sequence ATGAGCGGGACCACCGGGGGGCCCGTGCTCGAAGCGTCCGGGATCGGCGTCCGGTTCGGCGGGATCCGTGCGCTCGACGGGGTCGGCGTGACCCTGCGCGCCGGCGAGGTGTGCGGCCTCATCGGCCCGAACGGCGCGGGCAAGACCACGTTCTTCGACGCCGTCTCCGGGATCCGGCGCCCCGACGAGGGCCGCGTCCTCCTGGACGGCGAGGACATCACGCGCCGCTCCCCCGTGTGGCGGGCCCGCCACGGGATGCGCCGCACGTTCCAGCGCCAGCAGCTCTTCGGCCAGCTCACGGTCGCGGACAACCTGCTGGTGGCGCAGGAGTGGCGGGGCGGCGGGGGCGGGCTCGCCGCCGATCTGCTGGCGGCGCCGACCAGACGGACGTACGAGCGCCGGCGCCGCGAGCGGGCGTCGACGATGCTGCGCGCGTGCGGCCTCGACGCGCTGGCCGGGGAGTACGCGGGGGCGCTGCCCGTGGGCCAGGCACGCATGGTGGAACTGGCCCGGGCGGGGGTGGAGGGGGCGCGGGTGGTGCTGCTCGACGAGCCTGCGTCAGGAATGACAGATGATGAAATCTGTCAGCTGAAATCTGTCATCCGTCATCTGTCGGACCAACAGGGCTGCGCCGTGCTCCTCGTCGAGCACAACGTCGCCTTCGTCATGGACCTCTGTTCCCGCATAGTCGTCCTCGACCTCGGGACCGTGCTGGCCGAGGGCACCCCGGCGGCGGTTCGTGCCGACCCGGCCGTGCGGGACGCCTATCTCGGTTCGGCCGGGTGA